The Gardnerella leopoldii genomic interval GAATCAGTAGCAGAATCAGCAGTCGCAAGTGCGCGAATTCCATTACTCCAAGCAGCACACCCACGCATCGGTGACTTTGGATGTGCAGAAGCAAATTTCACTACAACTTTTTCAGTTGCACCAAAATCTAAGCAAGTTGTAACGCGTGGCACGCTTGCAGCTTCAATTTTTACGGAATTATTGCAAGTAGAAATCGCGGAATATTGCGTAAAAATAGCGTTGAATCCGCCGTTATTATGCTCACTTTGCGCACCTACGCACGAAGTTGGAAAAATCTTGTATATTCCAAGTTTTTCAAGATTTTTTACTAAAGACTCGCTTAATTCTTGTAAAAGTAACGTATTTACGTGATATTTTTTCGTTATTTCTATTATTTCGGATGCGCTCGCTTTTCCGTATCTGCAGTTAAGAGTCATCACGCGTATTTCTTGATGCTGTTCCTTGCAGCTTTTGCGCGACGACCTGCTTTCGTGCAACCTACGTAATTTTGCAAACCAGTACGGCGTATGCGACTTAAGCGAAATCAAAAATAGCACAGCGTACGCAATACATAAATATCCGTAAGATTTCGCGTAAGATTGCGCTAAATTAAGCGAGTGCGCTACTTTCTCTGCGCAGCATGTATACAGCAAAAAACCGCCAAAATTACACAAAAACAGTGCTCCCACAACGTAAGTTGCAAGTGGAAGCAGCGCAATAATATACGGAAGTGGGTTATATTTATCCGCACCTGCTGGCAGCCAACGCAGCAGCTGCCACAAAAGAAGCGGCACAAATATAACCCACAAAAACGCCAATACTAAAATCATCGACCGAATAAGCCAGCTAATCCGCCGCCAAAGTTAGGTGGCAGTTGATTATCTTGATTTGCATCTTCGGAATTCATAAGTTCCTTAAGTCCTTCAGGAAGATTCTGAAGATTTGGTTGCTGCGGCTTTGCAAAAGCAGAACCTGCAACATCGTTGCTAGTAGATTCGCCAGAAAGACGCTCACGCAACGCGCGCTCTTCAGCTTCCCTGCGCATTGGATTTCCGGACTTTCCGCCTTTCTTCTTGCCTTTCTTATCTTTGCGCTTCGACTTACTGCCGGCTCCACCGAATCCAGGAATTCCGCCCATGCCAGGCATTCCAGCGCCTCCGCTCATTCGCTTCATCATTTTTGCAGCCTGCTCGAAACGTTGCAAAAGTGCATTAACTTGCGAAACGCTCACACCTGAACCAGCAGCAATTCTCGCGCGGCGAGATCCGTCAATAATCTTTGTATTTCTACGCTCTTGAGGAGTCATAGAGCGAATAATTGCCTCAGTTCGGTCAATTTCCTTATCGTCAAACTGCTCAAGCTCCTGACGGTGAGCTGCCATTCCAGGCATCATGCCCAAAAGCTTCTTCATTGAGCCAAGCTTACGAACTTGCTGAAGCTGCTCCAAAAAATCATCCAAACCAAAGCTGCCTTCAGCTATTTTTGCAGCAGCCTTGCGCGATTCTTCTTCGTCGAACTGCTTCTGTGCGTGCTCAATAAGCGTCAAAATATCGCCCATATCGAGTATGCGTGAAGCCATTCGATCAGGATGGAAGATTTCAAAATCCTTCAAACCTTCACCTGTAGAAGCAAACAAAATCGGCTTTCCAGTAACGCTTGCAACCGAAAGTGCAGCACCGCCTCGAGCGTCGCCATCAAGCTTAGAAAGCACAACGCCAGTAAAGTTCACGCCATCGTTAAAAGCTTGAGCAGTGCGAACAGCATCCTGACCAATCATTGCATCAATAACAAACAGCACTTCTTGCGGTTGCACGGCATCGCGAATATTGCGTGCCTGCTTCATAAGCTCTTCGTCAACACCCAAACGACCTGCGGTATCAATAATCACAGTGTCATACATTTTTTCGCGCGCATAATTAATAGAATCGCGCGCAACTTTAACAGGGTCGCCTTTAGTGAACCATGGCAAAGAAATCGCGCTTCCACCTGTTTGCACACCCTTTTCTGGAGCAAATACAGGAACTCCTGCGCGCTCGCCAACAACTTGCAGCTGTGTGACTGCATTAGGTCGTTGCAAATCTGCTGCTACAAGCAAAGGAGTATGACCTGCATCCTTTAGCCAGTAGCCTAGCTTTCCAGCAAGCGTAGTTTTACCTGCACCTTGCAAACCTGCAAGCATAATTACAGTTGGAGGGTACTTCGCAAAATTAAGCTGCCTATCTACACCTGCGCCCAATACTTGCGTAAGCTCGTCGTTTACAATTTTCACAACTTGCTGAGCTGGATTTAAAGCGTGCGAAACTTCCTCACCAAGAGCGCGCTCGCGAATTCGAGCAGTGAATGAGCGTACTACTTCCAACGCAACGTCTGCATCGAGAAGTGCGCGACGAATCTCGCGAATTGTGCCGTCAATATCGGATTCTGATAGCTTGCCTTTGCTGCGCAAATGCTTAAAAGCATTGGAAAGGCGGTCTGTTAACGAACTAAATGCTGCCATAGTTTTCCATTCTACCTGTTGTTGCTAACGTAACTTTAGTGCAATTGCTAACTAATACTTTTGCGTTACTTTCGTTTATTGCAAATGCCAAGATGATCCTTGCGAAGTATCGACAATTACAATTCCTGCGTTATTTAACGCGTCGCGAATAGCATCTGCAGTAGCAAAATCCTTTGCTTTTCTAGCATCTGCTCTAGCTTTAAGTTGCAAAGTAATTAAAGAGTCCAAAGCTGAGTATTCTTTGCTTTCCTTGCCATTTGAGCCTTCTGCAGACGATTGATTATCGTTCGAAGCCCACGTTTTTGCGTAAGGATCCAAGCCCAAAGTATCTAACATAGCTCGCACTTGCAAAACAGCGAGATATATGAGCTTTTGTACGCTTTCGCTTTGTGCTTGTGAAGAATCTTTTCTGCAGTCGTCAATAAGAGCATTTCCTTGACGAATTGTAGTAAATATTTCTGCGATTGCGCCAGAAACGTTAATGTCATCGTTCATAGCGCGAGTAAAATCTTCTGGAAGCTCGTCTGCGTTAACAGAGTGCACTTCTTCGCAAGTTGGCTTCTTGTCAAGCAATCTGCCAGCTCTCTCAAGGAAGTTCATAATGCGATCGTAAGCCGATTTTGACTCCACCAAAGCTTGGTCGGACCACTCCAGCATTGCACGATATTGCACTGCTCCCAAAGCATAACGCACAACCCAAGCCGAATTATTTGCCAAAACTACTGGTACGGAAAGTCCATTTCCTAAGGATTTGGACATTTTTTCACCTTTTGCGGTAACCCATGCTGAATGCATCCACACATCAGCGCTTTCCCAGCCAGCAGCACGCGTTTGTGCCATTTCGTTTTCGTGGTGAGGGAAACGCAAATCCAGGCCGCCTCCGTGAATATCGAAATCGTCTCCAAGATATCGATGGCTCATAGCAGAGCATTCAATATGCCAACCAGGGCGTCCTTCACCAAAAGGAGTTTTCCAGCGCGCATCCGGCTGATCGAAATCGCAAGGTGCTTTCCAAAGTGCGAAATCCCTAGGATCATGTTTGTCTGGTGAAGCATCTGCAGGATCTGTTGGATTGTAAATATCGTTTTCAGCAGCGTCTACGCTTGGACCCTTTGCGTCTGCAATAGCTGCGGCTTCGTCTGCGCAAGTTTCATTTTGGTTCTGATTTTGGTGTGTTAATTCGCCGTAATGCTCCCAACTTGGCACGTCAAAATAAACATTTCCAGTAGGATTTCCGTCGCTGTCATTAATAACATATGCGTGACCGCGCTCAATCAAACGCTCAATCAGCTCAACCATGTCTGTAATATGACCTGTTGCGCGCGGCTCAACTGTTGG includes:
- a CDS encoding endonuclease/exonuclease/phosphatase family protein; protein product: MILVLAFLWVIFVPLLLWQLLRWLPAGADKYNPLPYIIALLPLATYVVGALFLCNFGGFLLYTCCAEKVAHSLNLAQSYAKSYGYLCIAYAVLFLISLKSHTPYWFAKLRRLHESRSSRKSCKEQHQEIRVMTLNCRYGKASASEIIEITKKYHVNTLLLQELSESLVKNLEKLGIYKIFPTSCVGAQSEHNNGGFNAIFTQYSAISTCNNSVKIEAASVPRVTTCLDFGATEKVVVKFASAHPKSPMRGCAAWSNGIRALATADSATDSATYCSNDFATDSSADSANKCTNKCVDESTSKTCDLATLTIVTGDLNSTVDHPSFRSLLKYGFTDVAISIGKRLRTWPTWLKWPNLTLDHVLFCAKNCKSNALWQKNIVVDGTDHLAYIAAIDLQSLDKNVQARRHNR
- the ffh gene encoding signal recognition particle protein; amino-acid sequence: MAAFSSLTDRLSNAFKHLRSKGKLSESDIDGTIREIRRALLDADVALEVVRSFTARIRERALGEEVSHALNPAQQVVKIVNDELTQVLGAGVDRQLNFAKYPPTVIMLAGLQGAGKTTLAGKLGYWLKDAGHTPLLVAADLQRPNAVTQLQVVGERAGVPVFAPEKGVQTGGSAISLPWFTKGDPVKVARDSINYAREKMYDTVIIDTAGRLGVDEELMKQARNIRDAVQPQEVLFVIDAMIGQDAVRTAQAFNDGVNFTGVVLSKLDGDARGGAALSVASVTGKPILFASTGEGLKDFEIFHPDRMASRILDMGDILTLIEHAQKQFDEEESRKAAAKIAEGSFGLDDFLEQLQQVRKLGSMKKLLGMMPGMAAHRQELEQFDDKEIDRTEAIIRSMTPQERRNTKIIDGSRRARIAAGSGVSVSQVNALLQRFEQAAKMMKRMSGGAGMPGMGGIPGFGGAGSKSKRKDKKGKKKGGKSGNPMRREAEERALRERLSGESTSNDVAGSAFAKPQQPNLQNLPEGLKELMNSEDANQDNQLPPNFGGGLAGLFGR
- the cysS gene encoding cysteine--tRNA ligase; the encoded protein is MLNKSLNEETAKVTKAAENLHLYNTASHSTNTFVPKKPGQVGMYVCGATVQSSPHIGHIRAAIAFDIIRRWMLRLGYKVTFVRNVTDIDDKIMKKANESGQNWWERAYIYEREFTKSYNTLGVLAPTVEPRATGHITDMVELIERLIERGHAYVINDSDGNPTGNVYFDVPSWEHYGELTHQNQNQNETCADEAAAIADAKGPSVDAAENDIYNPTDPADASPDKHDPRDFALWKAPCDFDQPDARWKTPFGEGRPGWHIECSAMSHRYLGDDFDIHGGGLDLRFPHHENEMAQTRAAGWESADVWMHSAWVTAKGEKMSKSLGNGLSVPVVLANNSAWVVRYALGAVQYRAMLEWSDQALVESKSAYDRIMNFLERAGRLLDKKPTCEEVHSVNADELPEDFTRAMNDDINVSGAIAEIFTTIRQGNALIDDCRKDSSQAQSESVQKLIYLAVLQVRAMLDTLGLDPYAKTWASNDNQSSAEGSNGKESKEYSALDSLITLQLKARADARKAKDFATADAIRDALNNAGIVIVDTSQGSSWHLQ